The Manihot esculenta cultivar AM560-2 chromosome 1, M.esculenta_v8, whole genome shotgun sequence genome has a window encoding:
- the LOC110608707 gene encoding uncharacterized protein LOC110608707 translates to MTGYPFTWEHGRNSDGWVESRLDRVFTNVQWRTRFFNSTAEVLGFSTSNHLPILLAVKCFVDQHHAHHFRFENTWLHEAGCRTLISDIWQLSQDMDVEGKLVAYRTALKSWGTNLRLLHKA, encoded by the coding sequence ATGACGGGATATCCTTTTACATGGGAGCATGGAAGAAATAGTGATGGCTGGGTGGAATCTAGGTTGGACCGTGTTTTTACTAACGTTCAGTGGCGTACCAGGTTTTTTAATTCTACTGCTGAAGTGTTGGGTTTCTCTACTTCGAACCATTTGCCTATTCTTCTTGCTGTCAAATGCTTTGTGGATCAGCACCATGCTCATCATTTCCGGTTTGAGAATACGTGGCTTCATGAGGCAGGTTGTCGGACCCTAATTTCGGATATTTGGCAACTCTCTCAAGATATGGACGTTGAGGGTAAGCTTGTGGCCTATCGTACTGCTTTGAAATCGTGGGGCACGAATCTTAGACTTCTGCATAAAGCTTAG